In Oryza sativa Japonica Group chromosome 2, ASM3414082v1, the following are encoded in one genomic region:
- the LOC4328909 gene encoding uncharacterized protein, with amino-acid sequence MGNCLQSGGGGAAALGDGKMSMRRRVCGGGGGGEEEDEAAGSSSSSSVMKVKMVLTKAELEWLMAQLKAGDRRLEDVLQEMARKRNRGLLTTAAAAGDACAACAAGAGGGDGADGCWRPSLESIVEGPEMSSFSFDY; translated from the coding sequence ATGGGCAACTGCctgcagagcggcggcggcggcgcggcggcgttggGAGACGGGAAGatgagcatgaggaggagagtctgcggcggcggtggtggtggggaggaggaagacgaggctgcagggtcgtcgtcgtcgtcgtcggtgatgaAGGTGAAGATGGTGCTGACGAAAGCCGAGCTGGAGTGGCTCATGGCGCAGCTCAAGGCCGGCGACCGCCGCCTCGAGGACGTGCTCCAGGAGATGGCCCGCAAGCGCAACCGCGGCCtcctcaccaccgccgccgccgccggtgacgcctgcgccgcctgcgccgccggcgccggaggaggcgacggcgccgacGGGTGCTGGCGGCCCAGCCTGGAGAGCATCGTCGAGGGCCCCGAGATGAGCTCCTTCAGCTTCGACTACTGA
- the LOC4328910 gene encoding spermine synthase, whose product MEGGGARNGSTTGAARTGGSGGDAAAGGGGGSAGNGKPLPPCCVKARAAAPESEAKCHATVVSGWFTEPRSRGGKTSKVQYYNNPMWPGEAHSLKVEKILYQGKSPYQEVLVFESSTYGKVLVLDGIVQLTDKDECAYQEMITHLPLCSIPSPKKVLVIGGGDGGVLREICRHGSVESIDICEIDQLVIDVCKDFFPDLSVGFKDPRVRLHVGDAVEFLRNAPEGTYDAIIVDSSDPIGPAQELVEKPFFDTIARALRPGGVLCNQAESMWLHTHLIQDMLSICRETFKGSVHYAWTSVPTYPSGVIGFLLCAKEGPPVNFLTPANPIEKLEGAMEAGRDIRFYNSEMHRAAFVLPTFARRELEAYCTTVEREQQEETTAEPLKMNIMPNSEILTAS is encoded by the exons ATGGAGGGTGGAGGCGCAAGAAATGGCTCGACGACCGGGGCGGCGCGGACAGGGGGGAGTGGGGgtgatgctgctgctggtggtggtggtggctccgCCGGGAACGGGAAGCCGCTGCCCCCTTGCTGCGTCAAGGccagggcggcggcgcctgAATCCGAGGCCAAGTGCCACGCCACCGTGGTGTCCGGATGGTTCACCGAGCCCCGCTCGCGCGGCG GTAAAACGAGCAAAGTGCAGTATTACAATAACCCGATGTGGCCAG GAGAGGCCCATTCACTGAAAGTTGAGAAGATCTTGTATCAGGGGAAGTCACCATACCAAGAAGTTTTAGTTTTTGAG TCCTCAACCTATGGAAAAGTTCTTGTCCTTGATGGTATTGTCCAGTTGACTGATAAGGATGAATGTGCGTACCAGGAAATGATTACTCACCTTCCGCTTTGCTCAATTCCATCCCCAAAGAAA GTTTTGGTTATTGGAGGTGGTGATGGTGGAGTCCTTCGGGAGATATGTAGACATGGTTCTGTGGAGTCAATTGATATATGTGAAATTGATCAGCTAGTTATTGAT GTTTGTAAAGATTTCTTCCCAGATTTATCTGTTGGATTCAAAGATCCTCGTGTTCGGCTTCATGTTGGTGATG CTGTGGAGTTCTTAAGGAATGCTCCTGAAGGGACATATGATGCTATTATTGTCGATTCATCAGACCCGATTG GGCCTGCCCAGGAACTTGTGGAGAAGCCATTTTTTGACACAATCGCAAGAGCTTTGAGGCCTGGTGGTGTTCTTTGTAATCAGGCTGAGAGCATGTGGTTGCATACGCATCTTATCCAGGACATGCTTTCGATCTGCCGTGAGACATTCAAGGGTTCTGTCCACTATGCCTGGACGAGTGTCCCGACATATCCCAG TGGTGTGATTGGGTTTCTGCTATGTGCCAAAGAAGGTCCACCAGTCAACTTCCTGACTCCTGCAAATCCAATTGAAAAACTAGAAGGAGCTATGGAAGCAGGAAGGGATATTAGATTTTATAATTCAGAG ATGCATAGAGCCGCATTTGTTCTCCCAACCTTTGCAAGGAGAGAGCTAGAGGCGTATTGTACTACCGTTGAAAGG GAACAACAAGAAGAAACAACGGCCGAGCCTCTGAAGATGAACATTATGCCGAACAGTGAAATTCTTACTGCTTCCTAG